A region of the Candidatus Methanoperedens sp. genome:
CCAATATCTCTAAAGCCTCCCTGCACTCTTTTATATGGGATGTGTCAGCTTCAACTTTCCCGCACTCAACGACCCCGCCATTCTCAGCTATCACGATACCTCTTGTTCCCAGGAGTTTTGCGACTGTCCGGGCAACGCAGAGTACGTTCCCTGTAGCAACGACTACCTGAACGTGAAGGCTTCGTAATGCTGCAACGGCTTTACAATCGATACTCCTGTCGCTATATGTAATTGTTCCGTCAATATCGACTACGACAGCTTTGTATTTCACATCCTTAATATCGATTCTTAATCCTTAAGCCCTTCTGACGTAACCGAGAATATCGCTTCGCCCTCAGGTAGATTCGGAGAATCCACAAGCCTTGCTATTCTCTTCTCACCTTTGGATTTTCGCAGGTACAGCCTGAATGTCGCGGTATGTCCCACGATATGCCCGCCAATGGGTTTTGTGGGGTCGCCGAAGAATGCATCGGGTTTTGACATCACCTGGTTGGTAACGATAATCGCAGCATTATAAAGACTTGCAAACTTCATGAGGTCGTGCATGTGCTTATTGAGTTTCTGCTGCCTGTCTGCTAAAGTTCCGCGCCCCACATATTCAGCCCTGAAATGAGCGGTCAATGAATCAACGATCAGCAGGCGCACCGGCTTATCGGTATCCCTGAGCTTTAAGGCAAGATCATTTGCAGTATCCACAAGCAGTATCTGGTGGTTTGAATTATAGGCTTTTGCAACATGGATGTTCTTCAGGAACTCCTCAGGATCATACTCTGTCCCGTATTTTGCAGATAATCCCATTACCATCTGGGTTATCCTTTCTGGCCTGAAGGTATTTTCAG
Encoded here:
- the radA gene encoding DNA repair and recombination protein RadA, which translates into the protein MAERKTLEDLPGVGPATAEKLKEAGFGSIEAIAVSSSSELASIAEIGESTAQKIINAARQAADVGGFETGDLVLERRKLVGKLSFGTRAFDDLMGGGVESQSITEFYGEFGSGKTQVGHQMAVNVQLPKEEGGLGGSVIIIDTENTFRPERITQMVMGLSAKYGTEYDPEEFLKNIHVAKAYNSNHQILLVDTANDLALKLRDTDKPVRLLIVDSLTAHFRAEYVGRGTLADRQQKLNKHMHDLMKFASLYNAAIIVTNQVMSKPDAFFGDPTKPIGGHIVGHTATFRLYLRKSKGEKRIARLVDSPNLPEGEAIFSVTSEGLKD